In one window of Pseudanabaena sp. BC1403 DNA:
- a CDS encoding 2Fe-2S iron-sulfur cluster-binding protein, which translates to MSYHIRIHDRQNDKLYEADIQGDRYILESLELQGIDLPFSCLNGACTACAMRVKSGKIDQHEVIGLSKTLQDEGYALICSSYAQSDLDLETQDEDEVYKLQFGNFFAKRKRHWFQFGIPIDHD; encoded by the coding sequence ATGTCATATCACATTCGTATTCATGATCGCCAAAACGATAAGCTCTATGAAGCTGATATCCAAGGCGATCGCTATATTCTCGAATCTTTAGAACTGCAAGGCATCGATTTACCTTTTTCTTGCCTAAATGGTGCTTGTACAGCTTGTGCAATGCGAGTCAAATCAGGAAAAATTGATCAGCATGAGGTAATTGGTTTATCCAAAACATTACAGGATGAGGGATATGCGTTGATTTGTTCGAGCTATGCCCAGTCAGACTTAGATCTAGAAACCCAAGATGAGGATGAAGTCTATAAGTTGCAGTTCGGTAACTTTTTTGCCAAACGCAAGCGCCACTGGTTTCAGTTTGGTATTCCCATTGATCATGACTAA
- a CDS encoding type II secretion system F family protein, which produces MAKFQANLKDSKGKAVQQTMVAVSLKEARDTWKQKGFYVQDVKEVKGGFDFAAFTMKKVTVKDLALFSRQLATLVNAGVSMVRGLGVMCDQCANPRLKIALTEVLDDVQQGTNFSDALRKHPKVFDKLYCAMVQAGETGGVLDDVLARLATLLEDSARLTNQIKSAMTYPIVVSSIAVIIFLAMCIFIIPVFDGVFKSLGGELPAFTQILVNISNFLKSEKIFILPATAFALVFVYKRVYSTPAGQLYLDGVFLKLPLFGDLVVKTAVARFARTFGSLSRAGVPILASLEITGETAGNLVISNAIESARNAVREGGQIAPAMEKTEVFPVMALQMVSIGEETGEIDKMLMKVADFYENEVEEAVKALTSLMEPLMIVVLGGMVGSIIVGMYLPIFSIMDKIK; this is translated from the coding sequence ATGGCGAAGTTTCAGGCTAATCTCAAAGACTCCAAAGGTAAGGCAGTCCAGCAAACCATGGTTGCGGTATCTCTTAAAGAAGCTCGTGATACTTGGAAGCAAAAAGGCTTTTATGTTCAAGATGTTAAAGAGGTAAAGGGCGGTTTTGACTTTGCAGCCTTCACGATGAAAAAGGTGACTGTCAAGGATTTAGCTTTGTTCTCAAGACAATTGGCAACCTTGGTTAATGCTGGTGTATCGATGGTGCGAGGTTTAGGCGTAATGTGTGATCAATGCGCTAATCCAAGACTTAAAATCGCCCTCACCGAAGTTCTTGACGATGTTCAGCAAGGTACTAACTTTTCCGATGCGTTGCGTAAACACCCAAAAGTATTTGATAAGTTGTATTGCGCAATGGTTCAGGCAGGGGAAACGGGTGGTGTATTAGATGATGTTTTAGCTCGTCTAGCGACATTACTAGAAGATTCTGCCCGCTTGACTAACCAGATCAAATCAGCGATGACTTACCCGATAGTAGTTTCATCGATCGCTGTGATCATCTTCTTAGCGATGTGTATTTTCATCATTCCCGTGTTTGATGGTGTATTCAAGAGCTTAGGTGGTGAATTGCCAGCATTTACCCAAATATTGGTGAATATCAGCAACTTTTTAAAGAGTGAGAAGATATTTATTCTTCCAGCTACAGCTTTTGCACTTGTATTTGTCTATAAGCGCGTCTACTCAACTCCTGCTGGACAACTCTACCTTGATGGCGTTTTCTTGAAGTTGCCTTTGTTTGGAGATCTTGTCGTCAAGACTGCGGTGGCTCGATTTGCGCGTACTTTTGGTTCACTCTCGCGTGCAGGTGTGCCAATTTTGGCTTCGCTCGAAATTACTGGTGAGACAGCTGGTAATCTGGTGATTTCTAATGCGATCGAATCGGCACGAAATGCGGTAAGAGAAGGTGGTCAAATTGCTCCTGCTATGGAAAAAACTGAAGTATTTCCTGTCATGGCTTTGCAAATGGTCAGTATCGGGGAAGAAACTGGTGAAATTGATAAGATGCTCATGAAGGTGGCTGACTTTTATGAAAATGAAGTTGAAGAAGCGGTAAAAGCGCTGACAAGTTTGATGGAACCATTAATGATCGTTGTATTGGGTGGCATGGTTGGTTCGATTATTGTCGGTATGTACTTACCAATCTTCTCGATTATGGACAAGATCAAATAA
- the miaA gene encoding tRNA (adenosine(37)-N6)-dimethylallyltransferase MiaA yields the protein MNSLGLIVILGATATGKTSLAIALAKYLNAPILSADSRQVYRHFDIGTAKPTMEERQGVPHYLIDIIEPDQTLTLADYQDKTQTLIAKFHAEGVTPILVGGSGLYIKAITAGLKIPRVAPQPELRSQFEELGQNYCYQVLQQVDPMGATKIHANDQIRTLRSLEVFYVTGQPLSVQQGEQPPDYPIVQIGLDCEDLDVYRKLVSDRTEQMLENGWLDEIRDLQNHFGADLPLLKTLGYGEMSDYLADKTDLETAKLLTVTHTCQFAKRQRTWFRGSGNGDLPIHWLRSGSSWEQAITLL from the coding sequence ATGAATTCTCTCGGTTTAATTGTAATTTTGGGAGCAACGGCGACTGGCAAGACTAGTCTGGCGATCGCCCTTGCGAAATATCTAAATGCACCAATTTTGAGTGCTGATTCGCGACAAGTTTATCGCCATTTTGATATTGGTACGGCGAAACCGACGATGGAAGAACGTCAAGGTGTTCCCCATTACTTGATTGATATTATTGAGCCTGATCAAACTTTGACTCTTGCTGATTATCAAGACAAAACACAAACTTTAATTGCCAAGTTTCATGCTGAAGGAGTCACGCCTATTTTAGTCGGCGGCTCAGGTTTGTATATTAAGGCAATTACAGCAGGGCTAAAAATTCCTAGAGTAGCTCCACAGCCTGAACTGCGATCGCAATTTGAGGAATTAGGACAAAATTATTGCTATCAGGTTCTCCAACAAGTCGATCCTATGGGGGCTACCAAAATTCATGCCAACGATCAAATCAGAACTTTGCGATCTCTAGAGGTTTTTTATGTAACGGGGCAACCCTTATCAGTACAACAAGGCGAGCAGCCGCCTGATTATCCGATTGTACAAATCGGTTTGGATTGTGAGGATCTCGATGTTTATCGTAAGTTAGTTAGCGATCGCACCGAGCAAATGTTAGAGAATGGCTGGCTTGATGAGATTCGTGATTTACAGAACCATTTTGGTGCAGATTTACCACTTTTAAAAACTTTGGGCTATGGCGAAATGTCAGATTATTTAGCTGATAAAACAGATCTGGAAACTGCCAAGTTACTCACGGTTACTCATACCTGCCAATTTGCCAAGCGTCAGCGCACATGGTTTCGCGGTTCAGGTAATGGTGATTTACCAATACATTGGTTGCGATCGGGTAGTAGTTGGGAACAGGCGATCACACTCCTATAA
- a CDS encoding DNA recombination-mediator protein A: MTQSINLPKLDDFLQELATIQQQGSKRIAFLGSRHVPLTHQLLIELLSYALALSGNSIITSGATGTNFAAIRGALRADPNLLTVILPQSLDRQPYESREQLENVIHLIEHGENDTLSLAEASSRCNQEIISKCQQLICFAFHGSETLLQTCQDAEEQRKVVTLFYFD; the protein is encoded by the coding sequence TTGACTCAGTCAATTAATCTACCCAAGCTAGACGACTTTTTGCAAGAGCTTGCAACGATACAACAGCAAGGCTCAAAGCGAATTGCGTTTTTAGGTTCCCGCCATGTGCCATTAACTCATCAACTGCTGATCGAACTGCTCAGCTATGCCTTGGCTCTGTCTGGCAACAGTATTATTACCTCTGGAGCAACAGGTACAAATTTTGCTGCAATTCGGGGTGCTCTGCGAGCTGACCCAAACTTGTTGACCGTAATTTTGCCTCAAAGTCTTGATAGACAGCCCTATGAATCTCGTGAGCAGCTAGAAAATGTGATTCATTTAATTGAGCATGGCGAAAATGACACGCTATCTTTAGCTGAAGCAAGTAGTAGATGCAACCAAGAAATTATCTCCAAGTGTCAGCAACTAATTTGCTTTGCGTTTCATGGTAGTGAGACTTTATTGCAAACTTGTCAGGATGCTGAAGAGCAACGCAAGGTTGTAACTCTATTTTATTTTGATTAG
- a CDS encoding cysteine hydrolase: MNTHNTCLLLIGFQNDYFSPNGILHGVVEESSKVTNVLSNTLHLLNCLEQTSVLIVETPIFFTPGYKEIVDPIGILQTIKEVGAFQEGTEGSQTIDELSQFQNRILRISGKRGFNAFVNTNLNEVLQQHAITNIILAGTVTSVCIDSTGRSAHEQGYQVTILSDCTSARTVFEQSFYCENIFPLYANVITHTELLSQLELSL; encoded by the coding sequence ATAAATACCCACAATACTTGCTTACTACTAATCGGTTTTCAGAATGATTATTTCTCACCGAATGGGATTTTGCACGGTGTAGTTGAAGAATCTTCTAAAGTTACGAATGTATTATCTAATACACTTCATCTCCTAAATTGCTTAGAGCAAACTTCAGTTTTGATCGTAGAAACCCCAATCTTCTTTACCCCTGGGTACAAAGAAATAGTTGACCCGATTGGCATTCTCCAAACGATTAAAGAAGTAGGAGCTTTCCAAGAAGGGACTGAAGGCTCGCAAACCATCGATGAACTGAGTCAATTTCAAAATCGGATTTTGCGTATTTCTGGGAAACGAGGTTTTAACGCCTTTGTCAACACGAATCTGAACGAAGTACTGCAACAACATGCGATCACAAATATCATTTTGGCGGGAACCGTTACCTCTGTTTGCATTGATTCCACTGGGCGTTCCGCGCATGAACAAGGCTATCAGGTTACTATTCTCTCCGATTGCACCTCAGCAAGGACTGTGTTTGAGCAATCATTCTATTGCGAAAACATATTTCCTCTCTATGCTAATGTCATCACTCACACTGAGCTTTTAAGCCAGCTTGAACTTAGCTTATGA
- a CDS encoding peptidylprolyl isomerase, which yields MGYLTIDNFKIEEGNFWELLATYRLLPSFKRELAIDRVIASITIAPEEINLALQQFQQRYKLISQEAIQNYCQAYSLTDLQLKEIALREFKIEKFKQQTWGNRLESTFLNRRTSLDRVIYSLIRHKNPELLQELFFRIQDGEQTFAEVASQYSQGVEAQTGGMIGPLLLNKLPSALIEKLRHSIPQQIHSPFPLEEWFVILRLEKFMPAQFDDQTTQLLLNQLFEELLQEQTLQKKF from the coding sequence GTGGGTTACTTGACAATTGATAATTTCAAAATTGAGGAAGGAAATTTTTGGGAGCTTTTAGCGACCTATCGCTTGTTGCCAAGTTTTAAACGAGAACTAGCGATCGATCGCGTGATTGCCTCCATTACCATTGCGCCAGAAGAAATTAATCTTGCTTTGCAACAATTTCAGCAGCGCTACAAGTTAATTTCACAAGAAGCTATACAAAATTATTGTCAAGCTTATAGTCTTACTGACCTACAACTTAAGGAGATCGCTCTACGCGAGTTTAAAATCGAAAAATTTAAGCAGCAGACTTGGGGCAATCGTCTCGAATCAACATTTTTAAATCGTAGAACTAGCCTAGATCGTGTTATCTATTCGCTGATTCGCCACAAAAATCCTGAGCTTTTACAAGAATTATTCTTTCGGATTCAAGATGGCGAACAGACTTTCGCAGAGGTTGCATCTCAATATTCTCAGGGTGTAGAAGCTCAAACAGGTGGCATGATTGGACCTCTATTGCTCAATAAACTCCCTTCAGCGCTCATTGAAAAATTGAGACATAGCATTCCCCAGCAAATACATTCACCTTTTCCATTAGAAGAATGGTTCGTAATTTTACGACTAGAAAAGTTTATGCCCGCTCAGTTTGATGATCAAACTACGCAGCTCCTACTCAACCAACTTTTTGAGGAACTTTTGCAAGAACAAACTTTGCAGAAAAAGTTTTGA
- a CDS encoding thermonuclease family protein, translated as MNSKAGKENAIAKSPPRLFILVVLLVAFLVIANMAIAFTQPKEKVNGELWIINRVVSGQTVEASVVSNPNMTVQRVRLLGISAPLKEQSPWGDRARQRLSDLIKEQKVILEFDVKQKDNSDRLLAYIWKDNLLVNQYLVSEGLAIADSYSPNVKYDARISRAQSKARLQEIGIWDTQNPLRLSPRDFRRQLSN; from the coding sequence ATGAACTCTAAAGCAGGAAAAGAAAACGCAATCGCTAAATCGCCACCGCGTTTATTTATTTTGGTTGTGCTATTAGTTGCTTTTTTAGTGATTGCGAATATGGCGATCGCTTTTACGCAGCCCAAGGAAAAAGTAAATGGTGAGCTATGGATTATTAATCGAGTTGTCAGCGGACAAACGGTAGAAGCATCTGTGGTGAGTAATCCCAATATGACTGTACAACGAGTGAGATTATTAGGGATCAGTGCGCCACTCAAAGAGCAGTCTCCTTGGGGAGATCGCGCTCGTCAGCGTTTGTCGGATCTCATTAAAGAGCAGAAAGTAATTTTAGAGTTTGATGTTAAGCAAAAAGATAACTCTGATCGATTGCTTGCTTATATTTGGAAAGATAATTTATTAGTTAATCAATATTTGGTGTCAGAGGGACTAGCGATCGCTGATTCCTATTCGCCCAATGTAAAGTACGACGCAAGAATTAGTCGCGCCCAATCTAAAGCGAGATTGCAAGAAATAGGGATTTGGGACACACAAAACCCATTGCGTCTTAGTCCTAGAGATTTTCGTCGCCAGTTAAGTAATTAA
- a CDS encoding 2OG-Fe(II) oxygenase, translating into MPLQIPMRFENEPLLWLVDDVYTKEECDRFIEFIESSSPTVATNNPLYRDQDRVIKDDTKIAEELFRRLYLHLPKQINTLKLVGLNERLRMYRYLMGQRFEPHMDHWYRPKVNQITLHTVLVYFNDDFEGGETRFQEQIEQTIIPKRGMVAIFQHKIRHEGCPVRRGIKYAMRSDVIYESCEPIGKIY; encoded by the coding sequence ATGCCATTGCAAATCCCCATGCGCTTTGAGAACGAACCTTTACTCTGGTTAGTAGATGATGTTTATACAAAGGAAGAATGCGATCGCTTTATAGAGTTTATTGAAAGTTCGTCTCCCACGGTTGCTACTAATAATCCACTCTATCGAGATCAAGACCGCGTTATTAAGGACGACACCAAAATTGCTGAGGAATTATTTCGTCGTCTGTACCTTCATCTACCAAAGCAAATTAATACGCTTAAGTTAGTCGGTCTCAATGAACGGCTTAGAATGTATCGCTACCTCATGGGACAGCGCTTTGAGCCACATATGGATCATTGGTATCGTCCGAAAGTGAATCAAATTACTTTGCATACCGTTCTCGTATATTTCAATGATGACTTTGAAGGTGGGGAAACACGATTTCAAGAGCAAATTGAACAAACGATAATCCCTAAACGTGGCATGGTCGCTATCTTCCAACATAAAATACGTCATGAAGGTTGTCCCGTGCGGCGAGGAATAAAGTATGCGATGCGTTCAGATGTTATTTATGAGTCATGTGAGCCTATTGGCAAAATATACTAA
- a CDS encoding ATP-binding protein, with the protein MNPDEITDELNVQIQYRLMEKLSESELRYRELVESLREIIFKCDPSGCFTFLNGAWTKTLGYSIAESLSRPLFSFLAPDDLVQGQQLLEQFQKQQAVICQELRFQHQTGEIVWLELSAYFSNQNELGGSLINITDRRQAETTLNEIKEALETRVAQRTAELNQALQDLHRTQTQMVQTEKMSSLGQLVAGVAHEINNPVNFIHGNLAYANQYIATLLKAIALYQQHSIGLNDSVLAELETLDLDFLAEDLTKLLASMKVGSDRIRQIVLSLRNFSRLDEAEFKAVDIHEGIDSTLMILQHRIKDQNNNSGIQVVKHYGKLPMVECYAGQLNQVFMNLLTNAIDALEEIPYPKKNHEGNLQSADWRPTIAIGTELKPSDEFLDVDSVEIRIKDNGMGMPQDVINRIFEPFFTTKPIGKGTGMGLSISYQVVSERHGGILQCISQQGNGTEFLIRIPMIQEEIPT; encoded by the coding sequence ATGAATCCTGATGAAATTACAGATGAACTTAATGTACAGATTCAGTATCGCTTGATGGAGAAACTCTCAGAATCAGAGCTACGTTATCGTGAGTTAGTTGAAAGCTTAAGAGAGATTATTTTTAAGTGTGATCCATCAGGGTGTTTCACCTTCCTCAACGGAGCTTGGACGAAGACCTTGGGGTATAGCATTGCTGAATCTCTATCTCGACCACTTTTCAGCTTTCTTGCTCCAGACGATCTTGTCCAAGGACAGCAATTGCTAGAGCAATTTCAAAAGCAGCAGGCAGTGATTTGTCAGGAACTGCGATTTCAACATCAGACGGGGGAAATTGTTTGGCTTGAATTGTCAGCTTATTTTAGTAATCAGAATGAGCTTGGGGGCTCTTTAATCAATATCACTGACCGTAGGCAGGCAGAAACTACTTTAAACGAAATCAAAGAAGCTCTAGAAACACGGGTGGCACAGCGGACAGCAGAACTCAACCAAGCTTTGCAAGATTTACATCGGACGCAGACCCAAATGGTGCAGACTGAAAAAATGTCTAGCTTGGGGCAGTTGGTGGCTGGTGTTGCTCATGAAATCAATAACCCAGTCAACTTCATTCACGGCAATCTGGCCTACGCAAATCAATACATCGCTACTTTGCTCAAGGCGATCGCTTTGTACCAGCAGCATAGTATTGGGCTTAATGATTCAGTACTCGCAGAGTTAGAAACATTAGATTTAGATTTTTTGGCGGAGGATCTAACCAAATTATTAGCATCCATGAAGGTTGGTTCAGATCGTATTCGCCAAATTGTTTTGTCACTGCGTAATTTTTCTCGATTGGATGAAGCTGAATTTAAAGCAGTCGATATCCATGAAGGTATTGACAGCACATTAATGATTTTGCAGCATCGCATCAAAGATCAAAATAATAATTCGGGAATCCAAGTGGTTAAGCATTATGGCAAGCTACCGATGGTAGAGTGTTACGCTGGACAACTGAATCAGGTATTTATGAATTTGTTGACCAATGCGATCGATGCCCTCGAAGAGATACCCTACCCGAAAAAAAATCATGAAGGTAATCTTCAATCGGCGGATTGGCGACCAACTATCGCCATTGGTACTGAATTAAAGCCTAGTGACGAGTTCCTTGACGTTGATTCGGTTGAGATTCGGATTAAGGACAATGGTATGGGTATGCCTCAAGATGTAATAAATCGTATCTTTGAGCCGTTTTTTACCACAAAACCTATTGGGAAAGGGACAGGTATGGGATTGTCGATCAGTTACCAAGTTGTGTCTGAACGCCACGGGGGGATTTTACAGTGCATATCACAGCAGGGGAATGGCACTGAATTTTTAATTCGGATTCCGATGATTCAGGAAGAAATTCCGACATAG
- a CDS encoding type IV pilus twitching motility protein PilT yields the protein MDYIIEDLMEEVVERKGSDLHISAGLPPYIRINGHLTRTDRDPLTPEECQRLIFAMLNNNQRKALEQNWELDCSYGVKGLARFRVNVYKDRGTYAACLRALSSKIPDMDDLNLPPIVRELSEKPRGLVLVTGPTGSGKTTTLAAMIQTINKTRAEHILTVEDPIEFVYESVKSVIHQRQVGEDTKTFANALKAALREDPDVILVGEMRDLETIQLAVSAAETGHLVFGTLHTSSASQTVDRMVDVFPPEQQGQIRVQLSNSLVAVLSQTLVQRHNPQPGQFGRVMAQEIMVVTPAISNLIREGKTAQMYGFIQTGGKESMQTLESVLAKLYMDGDITFEAAMSKTSRPEELLRVVGPNPAPVMKRKATGDLRSPDMIKSRSISG from the coding sequence ATGGACTACATCATTGAAGACTTGATGGAAGAGGTCGTAGAACGTAAAGGTTCTGACCTTCACATCTCCGCAGGGCTACCCCCTTATATTCGTATCAACGGTCACCTCACCCGCACCGATCGCGATCCGCTTACTCCTGAGGAATGTCAGCGCTTGATTTTTGCGATGCTCAACAACAATCAGCGCAAAGCGCTAGAACAAAACTGGGAGCTAGACTGCTCCTATGGCGTTAAGGGACTAGCCAGATTTCGGGTCAATGTCTACAAAGATCGGGGAACCTATGCTGCTTGCCTACGGGCGCTTTCTTCCAAAATCCCCGATATGGATGATCTAAACTTACCGCCAATTGTGCGCGAACTTAGTGAAAAGCCTCGTGGGTTAGTGCTAGTTACCGGCCCAACGGGTTCAGGAAAGACCACTACGTTGGCGGCAATGATTCAAACGATCAACAAAACCCGTGCTGAGCATATTCTCACTGTTGAAGATCCGATTGAATTTGTTTATGAGTCTGTAAAGAGTGTGATTCACCAGCGTCAAGTTGGAGAAGACACCAAAACATTTGCTAATGCGTTAAAAGCGGCTCTGCGTGAAGATCCAGATGTAATTCTCGTAGGTGAAATGCGAGATTTAGAAACAATTCAGCTTGCAGTATCTGCCGCCGAAACAGGACACTTAGTATTTGGGACATTGCACACGAGTTCTGCTTCTCAGACTGTTGATCGCATGGTAGATGTATTTCCACCAGAGCAGCAAGGTCAAATTCGAGTGCAACTCTCTAACTCTCTTGTCGCGGTATTAAGCCAAACCCTTGTGCAAAGACATAATCCTCAACCTGGGCAATTTGGGCGAGTAATGGCTCAGGAAATTATGGTGGTTACACCTGCGATTTCCAACCTGATTCGTGAAGGTAAAACTGCACAGATGTATGGCTTTATCCAAACGGGTGGTAAAGAATCGATGCAAACCCTTGAGTCGGTTTTAGCAAAGTTATATATGGATGGTGATATTACCTTTGAAGCGGCGATGTCTAAGACTTCGCGCCCTGAAGAGTTGTTGCGCGTGGTTGGTCCCAACCCTGCTCCTGTGATGAAGAGAAAAGCAACTGGAGATTTGCGATCGCCAGACATGATCAAGTCGCGATCAATTAGTGGCTAG
- a CDS encoding 3-isopropylmalate dehydratase, which translates to MSKTIKGKVFVLDDNIDTDQIIPAEYLTLVPSKPDEYEKLGSYAMIGLPDRYDRFIPEGESKTIYSIIIAGENFGCGSSREHAPIALGAAGLDAVVAQSYARIFFRNCTATGELYPWESVDCLVDRFKTGEEATIDFDNNQIINETTGETFALKSLGDVRPVIDAGGLFDYARLTGMIPTRV; encoded by the coding sequence ATGAGTAAGACAATTAAAGGCAAAGTATTTGTCTTGGATGACAATATTGATACTGACCAAATTATTCCTGCGGAATATCTCACGCTTGTACCGTCAAAGCCTGATGAGTACGAGAAGCTTGGTAGCTATGCAATGATCGGACTCCCCGATCGCTATGATCGCTTTATTCCTGAAGGTGAAAGCAAAACGATCTATTCGATTATTATCGCGGGTGAAAATTTTGGTTGTGGCTCTTCCAGAGAACATGCCCCGATCGCACTTGGAGCAGCAGGATTAGATGCCGTAGTTGCTCAGTCCTATGCCAGAATTTTCTTCCGTAACTGTACGGCAACGGGTGAGTTATATCCTTGGGAATCAGTTGATTGTTTGGTTGATCGCTTCAAAACTGGGGAAGAAGCAACCATTGATTTTGATAACAATCAAATTATTAATGAGACGACTGGCGAAACCTTTGCGCTGAAGTCCCTTGGCGATGTGCGACCTGTTATTGATGCTGGCGGGTTATTTGATTATGCTCGTCTAACTGGCATGATTCCTACTCGTGTGTAA